In Streptomyces capitiformicae, one genomic interval encodes:
- a CDS encoding wHTH domain-containing protein — translation MTERGGTNNSIGGGEFHGRLTQAHTVTEYHSHYYSPPRPAADEAPATLHPWVEAVDMSKLWASLPEGREPGPMTAAARAIVAELAVLHDDDEREFADDPWWDRAFAHRFLREIGRLTGREKGLGWDFHPAEVMLLTLTPFLSQTLWVRMAAERVHVRPTELRDSAAQGERAAFLKFADDRHDRLVRRATAGLPGRPGAESDIGWWLFHQWLDHDPRAGRERREAYDALVARLPLHGPHSGDHVRDGFDWENADRLLHAMRLPLAETCRPENLKLLGTSVNVGGIGPYEPQKIRLRRLALLLTAARACALDLPALPDDLVENLGIPERVDLTGFRDTTLRRATWNDEHGTMVLDAADCRHVAVLESLREHAAHVDELLHDIHSVARASEALKPLRALPQRASAERVRPAKKDDGSPALGNYGKFHVDPRRVQNLLIGDTLYRRPGLAIRELYQNALDACRYRKARNAYRAQQHGEAPDDWTGKITFEQVTTTGRPYLECRDNGIGMGESELLRVFARAGTRFTDLTDVRNELSDWEAANISMYPVSRFGIGVLSYFMIADEIEVTTRKLLENGDPGPCCKVAIYGPHQLFRITKCTDLKEPGTKVRLFLREEAPSCVEELTRLLGLAEFETTAEHGVLWERWPAGEFRPRRQPSSPDRESFNAHGVLVPGPVQENGDAPAVIWCESGGAVLVDGILTTPIQEAGVIDGLDGRGARFRSYPSRPRSGMYGAVVNLTGKRVPKLSVDRLQILSDVSEDVEELLRGAAGTLVASRSELLDTNWISRVASTHLKIADIIVESAMAADLELRLPGGRTFRPAEIGYVPDDVEIIAWSKGQGKVDALPNHVLLWRLLAHREAGPLMELVPELREVSRVLAARPSDYLLWDTEGKAQVTPGQVLAAATTTGRPAREVATRARELGMGGPEPGDYPKGDPDPIDRILLSSDLDGIPPWLATGDAVTRQHLLRAHVRLGVGIGAVAARMAKYGFDVSQAGELPDRPSAVVLRLLLGDGDGGAWLDDGTEVPPGHVLYVAERTGLPVADVCRELRAYGLTVIDPPGRRGELDLRLLSRQCDGRPQWWDIGEEVAFRDVRSAARRCGTTTEVVISTLTAYGLRPQAPRLTELTATDRTLLGFGPDEGLEHGWTPPISRSFADIWEIVRNQELSPAAVMDRLRELGVDCPLVFPEHPTADDSALLDPDLALWVGRSTGHTDVGVVDLLVVARRVGRTVSEVAARLTSYRFRLARHEAVDPDGLHDALILLSSRLDGADPWLDREDPVPLGHLCGASTALGITIPEAAARLRDLGYDVPDVTGTIHAALARLPRPSPPPDR, via the coding sequence GTGACAGAGCGGGGCGGGACGAACAACAGCATCGGTGGCGGTGAGTTCCACGGGCGGCTGACGCAGGCGCACACCGTGACCGAGTACCACAGCCACTACTACTCGCCGCCACGACCCGCTGCGGACGAGGCACCGGCCACTCTCCACCCCTGGGTGGAGGCGGTCGACATGTCCAAGCTCTGGGCGAGCCTGCCGGAGGGCCGGGAGCCGGGTCCGATGACCGCGGCGGCGCGGGCCATCGTGGCCGAACTCGCCGTGCTGCACGACGACGACGAGCGTGAGTTCGCCGACGACCCCTGGTGGGACAGGGCCTTCGCCCACCGGTTCCTGCGCGAGATCGGCCGTCTGACGGGGCGGGAGAAAGGACTGGGCTGGGACTTCCACCCCGCCGAGGTGATGCTGCTGACGCTCACCCCCTTCCTGTCCCAGACGTTGTGGGTCCGCATGGCGGCGGAGCGGGTCCATGTGCGGCCCACCGAACTGAGGGACTCGGCGGCCCAGGGCGAGCGTGCCGCCTTCCTGAAATTCGCCGACGACCGGCACGACCGCCTCGTCCGGCGGGCCACGGCGGGGTTGCCAGGCCGGCCCGGTGCCGAGTCGGACATCGGCTGGTGGCTGTTCCACCAGTGGCTCGACCACGACCCCCGGGCCGGCCGGGAGCGCCGGGAGGCGTACGACGCCCTGGTGGCCCGCCTGCCTCTCCACGGCCCTCACTCGGGCGATCACGTACGGGATGGGTTCGACTGGGAGAACGCCGACCGCCTGCTCCACGCCATGCGGCTGCCGCTCGCGGAGACGTGCCGACCGGAGAACCTGAAACTCCTCGGAACCTCCGTCAACGTGGGGGGAATCGGGCCATACGAGCCGCAGAAGATCCGCCTGCGACGGCTGGCGCTCCTCCTGACAGCGGCCCGGGCCTGCGCCCTGGACCTCCCCGCATTGCCGGACGACCTGGTGGAGAACCTCGGAATCCCGGAGCGCGTCGACCTGACGGGGTTCCGCGACACCACCCTGCGCCGGGCCACCTGGAACGACGAACACGGAACGATGGTCCTGGACGCCGCCGACTGCCGGCACGTCGCGGTGCTCGAATCACTGCGGGAGCACGCGGCACACGTCGACGAACTCCTGCACGACATCCACAGTGTCGCCCGGGCGAGCGAAGCGCTGAAGCCGCTGCGGGCCCTGCCGCAGCGGGCCTCCGCGGAGCGCGTGAGGCCCGCGAAAAAGGATGACGGCAGCCCAGCGCTCGGAAACTACGGGAAGTTCCACGTCGATCCCCGCCGGGTGCAGAACCTGCTGATCGGGGACACCCTCTACCGCAGACCGGGCCTGGCGATCCGCGAGCTCTACCAGAACGCGCTGGACGCCTGCCGCTACCGCAAAGCCCGCAACGCCTACCGGGCCCAGCAGCACGGCGAGGCCCCCGACGACTGGACGGGAAAAATCACGTTCGAGCAGGTGACCACGACCGGCCGCCCCTACCTCGAATGCAGGGACAACGGCATCGGGATGGGCGAGTCCGAGTTGCTGCGCGTCTTCGCCCGCGCCGGCACCCGCTTCACCGACCTCACGGACGTACGCAATGAACTGAGTGACTGGGAAGCCGCCAACATCAGCATGTACCCCGTGAGCCGCTTCGGCATCGGCGTCCTGAGCTACTTCATGATCGCCGACGAGATCGAGGTGACCACCCGCAAGCTCCTTGAGAACGGTGACCCCGGCCCCTGCTGCAAGGTCGCGATCTACGGCCCCCACCAACTCTTCCGCATCACGAAGTGCACCGACCTCAAGGAACCGGGGACAAAGGTGCGCCTCTTCCTCCGAGAGGAAGCGCCCTCCTGCGTCGAGGAACTGACCAGGTTGCTCGGCCTGGCGGAGTTCGAGACCACGGCGGAGCACGGGGTTCTGTGGGAGCGCTGGCCGGCCGGGGAGTTCCGGCCCCGGAGGCAACCGTCTTCCCCCGACAGGGAGAGCTTCAACGCCCATGGGGTGCTGGTGCCGGGGCCTGTGCAGGAGAACGGCGACGCACCGGCCGTCATCTGGTGCGAGTCCGGTGGTGCCGTACTGGTCGACGGGATTCTGACGACGCCGATCCAGGAGGCGGGCGTCATCGACGGGCTGGACGGCAGAGGGGCTCGGTTCAGGTCCTATCCCAGCCGCCCCCGCAGCGGGATGTACGGCGCGGTGGTGAACCTGACGGGCAAGCGGGTGCCCAAGCTGTCCGTCGACCGCCTCCAGATCCTCAGCGATGTGTCGGAGGACGTGGAGGAGTTGCTCCGTGGAGCGGCCGGGACGCTGGTCGCATCCCGGTCCGAACTGCTCGACACGAACTGGATTTCCAGGGTCGCGTCGACGCATCTGAAGATCGCGGACATCATCGTCGAGTCCGCCATGGCGGCCGACCTGGAGCTGAGGCTGCCGGGCGGGCGGACGTTCCGGCCGGCCGAGATCGGATACGTACCTGACGACGTGGAGATCATCGCCTGGAGCAAGGGCCAAGGAAAGGTCGATGCGCTGCCGAACCACGTACTGCTCTGGCGGCTCCTCGCCCACAGGGAGGCGGGCCCCCTCATGGAACTGGTTCCGGAACTGCGGGAGGTTAGCCGCGTACTGGCGGCACGACCGTCGGACTACCTCCTCTGGGACACGGAAGGCAAGGCACAGGTGACGCCCGGCCAGGTCCTGGCTGCTGCGACGACGACCGGGCGACCCGCGCGAGAGGTCGCCACGCGCGCCAGGGAACTGGGCATGGGAGGGCCGGAGCCCGGCGACTACCCGAAGGGCGACCCGGACCCGATCGATCGGATACTCCTCAGCTCGGACCTGGACGGCATCCCACCCTGGCTGGCTACCGGCGATGCGGTGACCCGGCAGCACCTGCTCCGGGCGCACGTGCGGCTCGGCGTGGGGATCGGAGCCGTCGCCGCACGCATGGCGAAATACGGCTTCGACGTCTCGCAGGCCGGGGAGCTGCCGGACCGTCCGTCGGCGGTCGTCCTGCGCCTGCTGCTCGGAGACGGCGACGGCGGAGCATGGCTGGACGACGGGACCGAGGTCCCGCCCGGGCATGTGCTGTACGTGGCCGAGCGGACCGGTCTTCCCGTGGCGGACGTGTGCCGTGAGCTGCGCGCGTACGGGCTGACGGTCATCGATCCGCCCGGGCGGCGCGGGGAACTCGATCTGCGTCTGCTCAGCCGGCAGTGCGACGGGAGACCGCAGTGGTGGGACATTGGCGAAGAGGTGGCGTTCCGTGATGTCAGGTCGGCCGCGCGAAGATGCGGGACAACCACCGAGGTGGTGATCTCGACTCTCACCGCCTACGGACTGCGTCCACAGGCACCGCGCCTCACCGAGCTCACAGCGACGGACCGGACCCTGCTCGGCTTCGGCCCGGACGAAGGTCTGGAACACGGGTGGACCCCGCCCATTTCCCGCTCCTTCGCCGATATATGGGAGATCGTCAGGAACCAGGAACTGTCCCCGGCGGCCGTCATGGACAGGCTGCGGGAACTCGGCGTGGACTGCCCCCTCGTCTTCCCTGAGCACCCGACAGCCGACGACAGCGCTCTTCTCGACCCCGATCTCGCCCTGTGGGTCGGTCGCTCCACCGGACACACGGACGTCGGCGTGGTCGACCTGCTGGTTGTCGCACGCCGTGTGGGCAGGACCGTGAGTGAGGTGGCGGCCCGCCTCACGTCGTACCGCTTCCGCCTGGCCCGCCACGAGGCAGTTGACCCGGACGGCCTCCACGACGCCCTGATCCTGCTGAGCAGCAGGCTGGACGGTGCGGATCCCTGGCTCGATCGCGAGGACCCTGTCCCCCTGGGCCACCTCTGCGGCGCCTCCACGGCCCTGGGCATCACCATCCCGGAAGCCGCCGCCCGCCTCCGCGACCTCGGCTACGACGTCCCCGACGTGACCGGGACCATCCACGCCGCACTGGCGAGACTCCCGAGACCGTCGCCGCCACCAGACCGATGA
- a CDS encoding DUF1330 domain-containing protein: protein MPAYAIAHLQDAAPHPEIAEYIERIPATFEPYGGRFLVHVTPHEVKEGSWPGAVVVIAFPGIVEARDWWDSPAYQEIAPLRARHIKGDIILVEGVPEGYDPAATAKAMREAMEAAG from the coding sequence ATGCCCGCCTACGCCATAGCCCATCTGCAGGACGCCGCCCCGCACCCGGAGATCGCGGAGTACATCGAGCGGATCCCCGCGACCTTCGAGCCGTACGGCGGTCGCTTCCTCGTGCACGTCACGCCGCACGAGGTGAAGGAGGGCAGCTGGCCGGGAGCGGTTGTGGTGATCGCGTTTCCCGGGATCGTCGAGGCACGGGACTGGTGGGACTCGCCCGCGTACCAGGAGATCGCACCGCTGCGAGCGCGGCACATCAAGGGGGACATCATCCTGGTCGAAGGCGTTCCCGAGGGCTACGACCCCGCCGCCACCGCGAAGGCGATGAGGGAGGCGATGGAGGCCGCCGGGTAA
- a CDS encoding SRPBCC family protein: MSTEQTTEQTTEQTTEQTGQTTEAGGFSYTLARTLDAPAAKVWRAWTTAEQYARWAGAVAGSVEMDVRPGGAWKATMVVPDGGQFPLAGTYVEVDENRRLVIGMDVPGRPAPAVMGMELGDRGSDRTEIVLRQTCDTAEERDMAEQGSTMLLDSLSTFLAEKAGD, translated from the coding sequence ATGAGCACCGAGCAGACCACCGAGCAGACCACCGAGCAGACCACCGAGCAGACTGGGCAGACCACCGAGGCAGGCGGCTTCTCGTACACACTCGCCCGGACCCTGGACGCCCCCGCGGCGAAGGTGTGGCGAGCCTGGACGACCGCCGAGCAGTACGCGCGGTGGGCCGGTGCCGTCGCCGGGTCCGTCGAGATGGACGTGCGGCCGGGCGGGGCGTGGAAGGCCACGATGGTCGTTCCCGACGGCGGGCAGTTCCCGCTGGCCGGCACTTATGTCGAGGTCGACGAGAACCGCCGGCTGGTGATCGGCATGGACGTCCCCGGCAGGCCCGCGCCCGCGGTCATGGGCATGGAGCTCGGTGATCGGGGCAGCGACCGGACCGAGATCGTGCTCCGCCAGACCTGTGACACCGCCGAGGAACGCGACATGGCCGAGCAGGGCAGCACCATGCTCCTCGACAGCCTGAGCACCTTCCTCGCCGAGAAGGCGGGGGACTGA
- a CDS encoding GNAT family N-acetyltransferase, with protein MSSESEEVQVRPGVEADLTALTDIYNHYVLETPITFDTAVFTPEERRPWLLSHLEDGRHRLIVASTENSQRILGYATSSAFRAKPAYGTSVEVSVYLAPDAGGRGVGTLLYEALFEALAGEDLHRAYAGIVPPNEASLRLHERFGFRYVGTYREVGRKFGRYWDVAWYEKEL; from the coding sequence ATGTCATCAGAGTCCGAAGAGGTGCAGGTCAGGCCGGGAGTCGAGGCCGACCTCACCGCCCTCACCGACATCTACAACCACTACGTACTTGAGACGCCCATCACATTCGATACCGCTGTCTTCACTCCGGAAGAGCGCCGCCCTTGGCTTCTCTCCCACCTTGAAGACGGACGGCACCGCCTGATAGTTGCCAGCACGGAGAATTCTCAGCGGATTCTTGGTTACGCCACGAGCAGCGCGTTTCGCGCGAAGCCGGCGTACGGCACGTCCGTGGAGGTGTCGGTGTACCTGGCCCCGGACGCCGGCGGCCGGGGCGTGGGCACACTCCTCTACGAAGCACTGTTCGAGGCCCTCGCCGGAGAGGACCTCCACCGGGCGTACGCCGGGATAGTCCCGCCGAACGAGGCGTCGTTGCGGCTGCACGAGCGCTTCGGCTTCCGGTACGTCGGTACGTACCGGGAGGTCGGCCGGAAGTTCGGGCGGTACTGGGATGTGGCCTGGTACGAGAAGGAGCTGTGA